The following is a genomic window from Micromonospora cathayae.
CTCGTCCGCGGCGCTGAGCTCCTCGGAGGTCGGCCGGATCGTGTCGAACAGGTACTCCAGCCTGGCGGCCAGCGTATCCAGCGGCGGCAGCTCCTGCTCTGGCTGTGGATCGTCGACCATGACTCTTCACCTTCCAGCGACTAAACGGCAGTGTCGCAGACGCGGGCGCCAGCGAAACAGATGTTGACACATATGCGGAACGTGAGCGTATGCTCGCTCCTGCTCGGACACGGGTGTTGAGTGTCAGCGAAGATCGCTCAACACCTGTTTCGTGGGCCGGGGGCCTGACCGCGGTCTGGGTCGTCCGAACGGGGAGTCGCCAGTGGGCAGGATCCGCTCTGAGGGGGGCGCGACGAGGGGTGGATCCCGCAGTCGTCGCTGGCGTACGTGGCCGGCCGGAGGGGGAGCCGGCATCGGCAACCTCACCCGGCCGCCGCTGGTGGAGGGGATGGCTGGGCCGTCCGGTCAGGGAGCCCGATCCCGGCTGGCGGCCCAGCCACAGCGGCCCGGCCGGTGCGCGTCGCCTGACCGGCCTCTCCTCGCGAACGGCCCCCTGCGGTAACAGGGGGCCGTTCTGTCTTTGGTCGGTAGGAGTGGGTCGGGTGTTCCGGGGGCGGCCGACGGTCACCGGGGGTGGCGGCGGTGACCGTACTGACCGTGGCTATCCGATGCAGATGGCGACGGCCGTGAGGCTCTGGGTCGTGCTTCCCCGGTTGGACCCACGTATCGTCCAGCCGTTCCCGGACGCGAACGAGTCGGTGAAGAAGATGTCGAAGGCGGATGTCCGGCCGCCGCCACCGGTGACGATCGTGCCGGCGGGGCAGGTGGCGGTGGCGATTCCGTTTCCGCCCGGCGCTACCGACACCGGGGTTCCGGTCGTCTGGGACAGCGGAGTGACGCCGCCCGACTTCCCGCTCGCGGCGGCTCCGGGCTCGGCGGCGGCTCCGCTCAGGGGCACGGCCAGCAGGAGGCTACTGGCCAGTGCGGCCGCTGCGCCGACGACGAGCAGCTTCTTGTTCCTCATGGTGGTTCTCCGTCTCTTGTCGAGAAATGATCAGCCGTACGGTCGGATACAGCCTGCGACACCGGCCGTGATCAAATCCATACATATGTGCCAAAGAATCCGATAATAAGAATTAACCGGCATGTCGCTGTCCTGCCGGTGACGCACGCCGCTGAGCAGGCTCTTCTTCCATCCGATCGCGATCGTCGGGGGCGTCCGACAGATCCCCGGGCGATGGGGACGTTTCGTTGATCGGGCGGCGCGTGTGTCCGAAAGAGACAACCGGCAGGAGTCGGGAGGACGACTGCTGTCCGACTCTGCCCCCGGTGGCCGGCGGTCAACCGTCGGGGAGCGCCGAATGCGTCGAACGGGTTACCAAGCCGGGAATGGGACGGTGGGGCGGTGGCTTCCCGTCAGCGGACGGTGATGACGACCTTGCCGCGGGCGTGGCCCTGCTCCACGTGGCGTACGCCCTCGGCCGCGTCGGCCAGCGGGTACGTCCGGTCGATCACCGGGGTGAGCGTGCCGGCCTCGATGAGCGCGGCGACGTCGAGCAGATCCTGGTGGGTCGGTCCGGCGGGGGTCGCCGGGAGGATCACCCGGAGGCGCTGCCGGACGAACCGATCGACCGCGATGACGCGCAGCATCGCGCCCACCGCCCCGAACACCCGGCCGGGTGGGCCGCCGCCGTTGGCGACCAGCGTCCCGGTCGGGGTGAGTGCTCGGCGTAGCCGGCCCAGCGGGTGGTTGCCGACGTTGTCCAGGATCAGGTCGTAGCGTCGGGGTGCGTCGGTGAAGTCCTCCCGGGTGTGGTCGACGACGTGGCTGGCGCCCAGGGAACGCACCAGTTCGACGTTCCGGCTGCTGCACACGCCGGTGACCTCCGCGCCCAGGGCGGCGGCGATCTGCACGGCGTACGTGCCGATCCCACCGCCGGCCCCGTTGACCAGGATCCGCTGCCCGGCCCGGGCCCGACCCACCGTCCGGATGCCGCGCAGGGCGGTCACCGCCGCCATCGGCACGGCTGCGGCCTGGGCGAAGGTGAGGCCGGCGGGCTTCGGTACCAGCAGGTCCGGGGTGGTGCGGGCGTACTCGGCGAAGGAACCCGGGCAGAAGCCCAGCACCGCGTCACCGGGGCGGAGGCCGCGCACGTCGGCGCCGACGGCCGCCACCCGGCCGGCCGCGTCGATCCCGGCGGTCCGGACCTTCGGCCGGGTCAGCCCGGTGCCGCCCATCAGTCGGGCGACGTACGGGTCGCCGCGCATCAGGTGCCAGTCGTACGGGTTGACCGCGGCGGCGTGCACCTGCACCAGCACCTGGCCTGCCGTGATCTCCGGGCGGACCGCCTCCACCAGCCGCAGAACGTCCGGTGGGCCGAACCGCTCCTGCGCGATCGCCTTCATCGAGACCCCCTCACCGTCGCAGGTGTACGGCGTACACCGTCCTGAGAGCATGGTGAGGTGTACGCCGTACACCTGTCAAGGTGGGTCAGCCGCCGGCCCGGAGCCGGTCGAGGCCGTCCAGGGTCAGGTCCAGGGCGAACTCGAACTCGAACTGGTCGTCACAGCCCGAACCGACGACCGACTCCCGGTCGTGGGCGACCGCCGTCGCCAGTTCGGTGAGGTGGGGGAAGCGCGCCGCCATCTCCTCCGGTGGCAGCGCGTCCGGCTCCGGCCCCCGCCCGGAGCCCTCCTCGAACAACTCCTGGGAGAAGCCGAGCAGGCGGCTACCCATGACGTGCATCGCGTGGTGGGTCAGGTCGACCGGGAATCCGCCCGCCCGGAAGATCCCGATCATCGAGTCCAGGTACGCCAGCATCACCGGGGTCGGATGGGCCCGCGCCTTGGCCCGCGTCTCGATGACCGCGGGTGCCCACGGGTGCCGCAGCAGCATCCGGCGGGCCGACAGCACCCGTCGGCGGATGGCGGTCCGCCAACCGACCCCGTCGACCGGCGGGTCGATCTCGCCGACGAGCACGTCGACCATGCCGTCCAGCAGCTCGTTCTTGTTGGCCACGTGCTTGTACAGCGCCATCGGTACCACGCCGAGCGCCTGCGCGATCCGGCGCATGCTCAGCGCGTCCACGCCGCCCTCGTCGGCCAACGCGACGGCGGTGTCCAGCACCCGCTTCCTGGTCAGCGGGGCGCGGGGCGGCGCGGCGGCGTCGGACTGGCTGGTTGTCTCCACCGTCTCCTCCGTGGCTGGGCCGGGCCGGCGCGACCGGGAAGCCGCGGTGTCTCCCCGGCAGGTATACAACCTCCAGCGGCAGTCTCCACCTACCGGGGCGGCCGGGCGGCGGGTCGATCCGGTGGCGCGGTGGCCCGCCCCGTGATCGCGAAGAGCCGGTCGACGGGGTCCACGACGGCGGGCAGCGACGCGCCGGGCACCAGGGCGGGGTCGTCGGCGCGGACCGTCTCCGCCTCGAACGTGGCGAAGCCGGGCCCGCTGACGCGTAACCGGAGTTCCAGGCCGGGATCCTCCCCGCCCAGGTGGTTCGTCACCGCGATGATCTCCGCCGTCGCGGCGACCCCGCCGGCGGCCAATCGACGCGCGTCGCGGCGGGAACGGGTGACCAGCCGCCAGCCGAAGACGCCGGAACCCACCCCGACGACCGTCGCCAGCGCGCCACCGGCGAGCAGGCCCCAGAAGTCGGTGGGCGACCGGGACGGGCCCAGCGTCACGGCGACGGCGAGCAGGACGGGACCGGGCAGCCAGAGGGACAGGAACACCACCCGGCAGAGCAGCGCCCCGATCGGACCGATGCGGGTTTCCGCTTCCCGGGGACTGCTCGTCACGCCCGTCACCCTAGTGCAGCCGGCCGACGACCACGTGGCGGGCGACGCTCGCCCCAGCCTCCGTCGCGGTGACCGGAGGCAGCTTCCCACCGGCCGAGGACCACGCGGTGGTGCCGCCAGGTCCGACCGGTCCGCTGCCCGCGACGCCGGGGCGGCCCCCGGTCCGTCCCGTGCCGTGATCCGGGTCAGGGCCCTCCGCCGGTCCGCACGTCGGTGGGCGGAGGGCGGCCCGGCCGGGTCAGGCGAAATCGAGCACCAGCCGGTGGGCGGAGGGCGGCCCGGCCGGGTCAGGCGAAATCGAGCACCAGCCGGTGGGCGGAGGGCGGCCGGCCCGGTCAGGCGAAGTCGAACACCAGCGGGAAGGCGAGCACGACCACCCAGGCCCAGCCGGCGTACACGGTCAGGTAGCGGGTCTGCCAGCGTTCCAACCGGGTGAAGGGCAGCCGGCCCCGGACGAAGCCGAGGAACAGCCAGGCCGACCACGCCAGGTTGGCCAGCAGGATGACGTTCTCGCCCAGCGCGGCGGTCTTGTTGGGGCTGAAGCCCCATTCGCTGATCCGACCGGTGATCGCCAGCAGCACCAGCAGGTCGATGACCAGGGCGCTGACCACGAGCACGAGCTGTACCCGGTCGAACAGGCCGGTCCGGGTGGTGAGGTCGCGGGCGGAGATGGCGTACAGCAGCAGGCCGAGCACGATGACCAGCAGCAGGTCGAAGACGATGAGGACGTCGCGTTCGACGTCGATGCCGTTGTCGGTCCAGGCGACGGCGACCAGGAAGGCCAGCAGGGTGGCCGCGAAGAGCGGGGTGAAGACGCGGGTCAGCACCGGTGCCATGTTCTCGATGACGCTCTGCTTGGCCTCCACCAGCCAGGCCGACACGACGACGGCGGCCATCGCGCCGCACGGCAGCAGCCATCCGCTGACGAACTCCTCGGCGTCCAGGCCGATCGCCTCGAAGGTGCCCACCGTGAAGGCGGTGAGCACGCCGCCGCCGAGGGCGAGCAGACTGAAGTAGATCAGCCATTCCCCGGTGAAGCGGATGAAGTCCATCCGCCGTCGGTCCGACCGCCAGTCCCCGCCGACGTAGGCGACGCCGACCACCAGCCACAGCGCGAGGGGCAGGTGGATCGCGGTGAGCACGGTGCTCTGCGAGTCGTCGGCCAGCGGGTACGCGTTCGCGCCGAGCGCGCCGACGGCGAACAACGCGGCGAGCACCGCGACGACCCGCGGCCCGACCTGACGCCGCCAGGCGAAGTAGCCGGCCAGTGCCGGCAGGGCGAAGAGGCCGAGGTTGCGCGCGTAGAAGGTGGCGTCGTCGGACAGGTCGAGCCCGAACCAGGCCGGTACCTTGATCGCGAGGGCCGCGACGGTCGCGCAGAGCACCATCACCGGCAGCTCGCGGCGACCGTGCCCGCCGGTGGACGCGTCCGGTTCCCCGGGCAGCACGAGTTGCTTCCACAGCCGCCCGGAATGCTCGCGGGCGAACTCCCGGGACAGCGTGTCGAGGCTGCCCATCCGCTTGACGGCGATGAGGAACGCCTCGTCGTCCCGCAGGCCCGACTCGGTCAGCTCGGTGATCCGGCTGCGCAGGTGGTCCTCGAGTTCCTCGGTGTCGGTGTGGTGCAGTTCCCGGCGGCGGTGGGTGTAGGCCCGCCACTGGGCGATCTGGCCTTCCAGGTCGGTGTCGTTGTCGAGGGTCATCGTCCCGTCTCCCATGCCGGTGCCGTGATCGGGCTGATGGACTGGGTGGTGGCACCCCAGACGCCGCGCAGGGCGTCGACGACCGTGGCCCACTGGCGGCGTTGCTCGGCCAGTTCGGCGCGGCCCTGGTCGGTGATGCGGTAGTACTTGCGGCGACGCCCCCCGGGTGGGGTCTGCCAGTACGACTCGACGTGGCCGAGTCGTTCCAGCCGGTGCAGCAGCGGGTAGAGCAGCCCGTCGGTCCACTCCAACTGCCCGCCGGACAGGTCGTTGACCTGTTTGAGGATCGCGTACCCGTAGCTCTCGCCCTCGGTGAGGATGCCCAGCACGAGGGGTGTCGCCGAGGCGGCGACGAGGTCTTTGGTGATGTGCATGCGAACCGCCTATACCTAGAACCTCAATGCATAGTACTTCTAGGTTTCGGGGCGGACAACCGGTACCGGGCCGTGACCCTCCCCCCCCCCGACGCGCGGGGAAGGGCCACGGCCGGTGATCAGGGCTGGACGTCGCGCAGTGTCGCCGCTCGACCGGTGGTGCCGGCACCGGTGCCCCGGGTCACGGCCGCGAGGGCCAGGGCGGCGGCCACCAGGACCGCGCTGACCAGCAGCGGGGAGCGGTAGCCGAGGCCCGCGCCGAGCGCCGCACCGCCGAGCGCCGGCCCGACCGCGGCACCGACGTTCATCGCCGCGGTGGCGAACCCGCCGGAGAGCCGTGGTGCCTCCGCGGCCAGGTAGAGCACCTGCGAGATCAGCGTGGCGCCGACCGCGAAGGAGAGCACCCCCTGGACGAACACGAAGCCGAGGGCGGCCACCGGATGGGCGGCGGTGAGGGCGAACAGCAACCAGCCGGCCAGCAGCGCGGTGCCGCCGACCAGCACCACCGGGCGGGGACGCCGGTCGGCCAGCCTGCCGCCCAGATTGACACCGATGAACGATCCGACGCCGAACACCGCCAGCACGCCCGGCAGCCACCCGCTGCCGAGCCCGGTCACCTCGGTCGTCACCGGCGCCAGGTACGTGAACGAGCAGAACGTCGCACCGTTCACGCCCGCCCCCACCAGCAGCGTCACGACCAACCCCGGGTGGCGCAGCGCCCGTAGCTCGTGCCGGGCGGTCGGGGCGTCCGGGTCGACGGGGGTGGACGGCACCGACCGCAGGATGGCGACGACGGCGGGTGCGGAGAGCGCGGCCACCCCCCAGAACGCCGCCCGCCAGCCCCAGACCTCACCGAGCACGGCGCCGAGCGGAACACCCGCGACGCAGGCCAGGGTCACCCCGCTCAGCAGTACCGAGGTGGCCCGGCCCTTCGCCTGCGGGCCGGCCAGGCCCGCCGCGGTCGCCAGGCCGACGGCCAGGAAGCCGGCCATGGCCAGCGCGGCGGTCACCCGGGTGAGCAGCAGCACCCCGAAGCTGGTGGTGACCGCGCCGGCCACGTGCGACAGCAGGAAGGTGACGAGGAAGGCCAGCAGCGCCATGCGGCGGGGCCAGCGCAGGCTCAGCATCGCGACCAGCGGCGCACCGACGATCATGCCGATGGCGAAGGCCGAGGTCAGGGTGCCGGCGGCCGGGATGGACACGCCGAGGTCGGCGGCGATGTCCGGCAGCAGGCCGGAGAGCATGAATTCCGAGGTGCCCTGGGCGAAGACGGCCAGCCCGAGCACGTAGACGGCGAAAGGCATCGAGAAGCTCCAACGTTGGCGCACAGCAGGGGGACGCGACCCCGGATCAGGGGTGGTCGCGTCGGGTGGGGCCCACCGAGAGGGGCCCGACAGAAAACCCACGATGCGGTCGACCGGGGCGGCTCACGACGCGCCGCTGCACCCGGGCAGCAGGGACCGTCACCCGACCCACGCTCGACAGGGGAGCAGGGTCGGTTACCCGCCTACGCGATCAGCCACCGACCAACCGGTGGCTGGCTTCTCTCCGCCTCAGGACCGGACACGCTGCCCAACGTAGCAACACCGGGACGGCGCGTCCACGCTGGCCGGTCAGCGGCCCGACCGGGCCGCCGATCCCGGCGCGGTCACCGGTTGGACAGGGGCGCCGCCTCCGGCGCGGGCACCTGCGCGCTGGCGCGGGTGCGCTGGATCAGGACGACGCAGGCCAGCACCACCACCGCGGCCACCACCGAGGCCGGCGTGACGGTCTCGCCGAGCAGCAGCGCCGACCAGATCAACGTGAGCACCGGCTGGGCGAGCTGGACCTGGCCGACCTTGGCGATGCCGCCGCGGGCCAGGCCCGCGTACCAGGCGAAGAAGCCGAGGAACATCGACACCAGGGTGAGGTAGCCGAACGCCGACCAGGCGGCGGCGTCGGCGTGCGGGGGGTGGGCGACGGCGGCCACGGCGGTGAGGGTGACGGTCGCGGGTAGCGAGAGCAGCAACGCCCAGCAGATCGTCCGCGCGCCGCCCAGCTCGCGGGCGAGCACGCCCCCCTCGGCGTACCCGAGGCCGCAGAGCACGACCGCCGCGAGCAGGAACAGGTCGGCCAGGGACAGCGCGCCGTGCACCATCCCGCTGGCGGCCAGGAACGTGAGCACCGCCAGCATCCCGGCGGCGCTGGCGATCCAGAACAGCGGCGGCGGGCGCTCGTGGGACCGCAGTACCGCGAAGATGGCCGTCATGGCGGGCAGCACGGTGATGACGACCGCGCCGTGCGCGGAGGTCTGCGTGGTGAGCGCGAGCGACGTGAACAGCGGAAAGCCGACGATGACGCCGAGCGCGACGATGGCGAGCCGCCGCCACTGCCCGGAGGTGGGCCGCGGCGCGCCGGTGAACCGCAGGTAGGCGTACGCCAGCAGCGCCGCGCCCACCGACCGGCCGAAGGCGACGAACCACGGGTCGAGATCCTGCACCGCGACCCGGGTCATGGGCAGCGACATGCTGAAGCCGAGTACCCCCAGCGCGCCGAGCACGAGCCCCGCGTTCTGCCCCGCCGTTATCGTCCTGCCGTCAGTAGCGCTACTCTGTACCGTCATGGGTAATGGTAACGCTGTGGATTCCGTTGTCCAGGACCTCCGGCGGCTGGCCGCTGCGGCGGCACCCGGCACCCGCCTGCCCTCGGTCCGCGAACTGACCGCGCGGCACCACGCCTCCCCGGTCACCGTCGCCGCGGCCCTCCGACAACTCGTGGCCCAGGGCATCATCGAGACACGGTCGGGCCGGGGGACGTTCGTGGCCGCCCGACGCCAGGAACGACGCGCGCCGGACCTGTGTTGGCAGACGGTCGCGCTCGGCCCTCGCCGGCCCGGCGAGGAGGAACTGCAGGCGTTACTCGCGTTACCGCCGACCGGGGCCATCGCGCTATCCGGCGGCTACCTGGAACCCGACCTTCAGCCGGCCGCCGCGCTCGGTGCGGCGCTGGCCCGCGCGGCCCGCCAGCCCGCCTCCTGGCAGCGCGGGCCGAGCGAGGGCCGCGAGGACCTGCGCGCCTGGTTCGCCCGCGAGGCCGGCACCGGACTGCGCCCCGACGACATGGTCATCTGCCAGGGCGGGCAGGCCGCGCTGTCGTCGACGCTGCGCGCGCTGGGCAACCCCGGCGACACCCTGCTCGTCGAGTCCCCGACCTACCTGGGCGCGTTGGCCGCCGCCCAGGCGGCCGGACTGCGGCTGGTGCCCGTGCCCGCCGACGCCGACGGCGTACGCCCCGACCAGCTGGCCGTCGCGTTCGCCCAGACCAGCGCCCGGTTGTTCTACTGCCAGCCGCTGTACGCCAACCCGCACGGCGCCACCCTCGCCACCCACCGCCGGGCCCAGGTCGCCGAGACGGTACGCGCCGCCGGGGCGTTCCTGATCGAGGACGACTACGCCCGCGACCTGGCCATCGACGGGGACGTACCGCCCCCACTGGCAGCCGACGACCCCGACGGACACGTCATCTACCTGCGTTCGCTGACCAAGTCGGCGGCACCGGGCCTGCGGGTCGCCGCGATCGGCGCCCGCGGGCCGGCCGGGGCCCGGCTACGGGCGGCCCGGCTGCTCGACGACTTCTTCGTCGCCGGGCCGTTGCAGCAGGCCACCCTGGAGTTCGTCACCGCGCCCAGTTGGGCCCGGCACCGCCGCGACCTGCGCAACGAGCTGCGGTCCCGGCGCGAGGCGCTGCTGTCCGCGCTCGCCCGGCACCTGCCGTCGCTGACCCCCCAGGTGGTGCCGCGCGGCGGCCTGCACCTGTGGGTCCGGCTACCCGACGGCACCGACGACGTCGCGCTGGCCGCCGCCGCTGCCGCCGAGGGGGTCATCGTCTTCCCCGGCCGCCCGTGGTACGCCGCCGAGGCCCCGGCACCGCACCTGCGCCTCACCTACGCCGCCGCCCCGGCACAGCTCATGGACGAGGCGGTACGGCGGCTCGCGAGCGCACTCGACCGGCGATAGCGTCCGCGAACCGACCGGCGCTGCCCTCGGCGAACGGCAGGTTCAGCGACGGTTCGCTCAGTTCCAGCTCCAACAGCAGGGGCCGGCCGTCGTCGCCACGGACCAGGTCGACGCGGGCGTAGAGCAACGGCCGGGCCAGCCCCAGCTGCGCCGCCGTCGCGTGCAGAGCGGCCGTCGCCACGTCCCGTTCGTCGTCGTCGGCCGAGCGCGGCGTCCGGCACTCGAACGTCGGCACGCTCGTCGTACCGTCGGGCAGCAGCAGCGCGTCCTTGCGGATGGCGTGGCTGTACCTGCCGTCGAAGAAGATCAGGTCGGTCTCGCCGTCCCGGTCGATCGACTCCAGGTACGGCTGGAGGAGCACGCTGAGGCCCTGGGCGAGCAGCCGGTTCATGTGCCGGACCGGCGTCGACCCGTCGGTGCGCGCGAACCGTTGCACGTCCTTCGAGTAGGCGCCCACCGCGGGCTTCACCACCACCTCCGC
Proteins encoded in this region:
- a CDS encoding NAD(P)-dependent alcohol dehydrogenase; protein product: MKAIAQERFGPPDVLRLVEAVRPEITAGQVLVQVHAAAVNPYDWHLMRGDPYVARLMGGTGLTRPKVRTAGIDAAGRVAAVGADVRGLRPGDAVLGFCPGSFAEYARTTPDLLVPKPAGLTFAQAAAVPMAAVTALRGIRTVGRARAGQRILVNGAGGGIGTYAVQIAAALGAEVTGVCSSRNVELVRSLGASHVVDHTREDFTDAPRRYDLILDNVGNHPLGRLRRALTPTGTLVANGGGPPGRVFGAVGAMLRVIAVDRFVRQRLRVILPATPAGPTHQDLLDVAALIEAGTLTPVIDRTYPLADAAEGVRHVEQGHARGKVVITVR
- a CDS encoding PLP-dependent aminotransferase family protein; the encoded protein is MGNGNAVDSVVQDLRRLAAAAAPGTRLPSVRELTARHHASPVTVAAALRQLVAQGIIETRSGRGTFVAARRQERRAPDLCWQTVALGPRRPGEEELQALLALPPTGAIALSGGYLEPDLQPAAALGAALARAARQPASWQRGPSEGREDLRAWFAREAGTGLRPDDMVICQGGQAALSSTLRALGNPGDTLLVESPTYLGALAAAQAAGLRLVPVPADADGVRPDQLAVAFAQTSARLFYCQPLYANPHGATLATHRRAQVAETVRAAGAFLIEDDYARDLAIDGDVPPPLAADDPDGHVIYLRSLTKSAAPGLRVAAIGARGPAGARLRAARLLDDFFVAGPLQQATLEFVTAPSWARHRRDLRNELRSRREALLSALARHLPSLTPQVVPRGGLHLWVRLPDGTDDVALAAAAAAEGVIVFPGRPWYAAEAPAPHLRLTYAAAPAQLMDEAVRRLASALDRR
- a CDS encoding Cmx/CmrA family chloramphenicol efflux MFS transporter, giving the protein MPFAVYVLGLAVFAQGTSEFMLSGLLPDIAADLGVSIPAAGTLTSAFAIGMIVGAPLVAMLSLRWPRRMALLAFLVTFLLSHVAGAVTTSFGVLLLTRVTAALAMAGFLAVGLATAAGLAGPQAKGRATSVLLSGVTLACVAGVPLGAVLGEVWGWRAAFWGVAALSAPAVVAILRSVPSTPVDPDAPTARHELRALRHPGLVVTLLVGAGVNGATFCSFTYLAPVTTEVTGLGSGWLPGVLAVFGVGSFIGVNLGGRLADRRPRPVVLVGGTALLAGWLLFALTAAHPVAALGFVFVQGVLSFAVGATLISQVLYLAAEAPRLSGGFATAAMNVGAAVGPALGGAALGAGLGYRSPLLVSAVLVAAALALAAVTRGTGAGTTGRAATLRDVQP
- a CDS encoding permease prefix domain 1-containing protein, which gives rise to MTLDNDTDLEGQIAQWRAYTHRRRELHHTDTEELEDHLRSRITELTESGLRDDEAFLIAVKRMGSLDTLSREFAREHSGRLWKQLVLPGEPDASTGGHGRRELPVMVLCATVAALAIKVPAWFGLDLSDDATFYARNLGLFALPALAGYFAWRRQVGPRVVAVLAALFAVGALGANAYPLADDSQSTVLTAIHLPLALWLVVGVAYVGGDWRSDRRRMDFIRFTGEWLIYFSLLALGGGVLTAFTVGTFEAIGLDAEEFVSGWLLPCGAMAAVVVSAWLVEAKQSVIENMAPVLTRVFTPLFAATLLAFLVAVAWTDNGIDVERDVLIVFDLLLVIVLGLLLYAISARDLTTRTGLFDRVQLVLVVSALVIDLLVLLAITGRISEWGFSPNKTAALGENVILLANLAWSAWLFLGFVRGRLPFTRLERWQTRYLTVYAGWAWVVVLAFPLVFDFA
- a CDS encoding DMT family transporter — translated: MLGALGVLGFSMSLPMTRVAVQDLDPWFVAFGRSVGAALLAYAYLRFTGAPRPTSGQWRRLAIVALGVIVGFPLFTSLALTTQTSAHGAVVITVLPAMTAIFAVLRSHERPPPLFWIASAAGMLAVLTFLAASGMVHGALSLADLFLLAAVVLCGLGYAEGGVLARELGGARTICWALLLSLPATVTLTAVAAVAHPPHADAAAWSAFGYLTLVSMFLGFFAWYAGLARGGIAKVGQVQLAQPVLTLIWSALLLGETVTPASVVAAVVVLACVVLIQRTRASAQVPAPEAAPLSNR
- a CDS encoding ATP-grasp domain-containing protein; translated protein: MVTVALVTDEASLPVDYDMPLLLDACRAVDLLVEVCSWEDPAVDWARFDAVLLRSPWTYVERLPEFLAWCERVDQVTDLVNPLPVVRWSLDKHYLVDLAGRGVPVVPTRIVEPGADPAAALREFWARHPAAAEVVVKPAVGAYSKDVQRFARTDGSTPVRHMNRLLAQGLSVLLQPYLESIDRDGETDLIFFDGRYSHAIRKDALLLPDGTTSVPTFECRTPRSADDDERDVATAALHATAAQLGLARPLLYARVDLVRGDDGRPLLLELELSEPSLNLPFAEGSAGRFADAIAGRVRSRAAVPPRP
- a CDS encoding PadR family transcriptional regulator, whose translation is MHITKDLVAASATPLVLGILTEGESYGYAILKQVNDLSGGQLEWTDGLLYPLLHRLERLGHVESYWQTPPGGRRRKYYRITDQGRAELAEQRRQWATVVDALRGVWGATTQSISPITAPAWETGR
- a CDS encoding TetR/AcrR family transcriptional regulator: METTSQSDAAAPPRAPLTRKRVLDTAVALADEGGVDALSMRRIAQALGVVPMALYKHVANKNELLDGMVDVLVGEIDPPVDGVGWRTAIRRRVLSARRMLLRHPWAPAVIETRAKARAHPTPVMLAYLDSMIGIFRAGGFPVDLTHHAMHVMGSRLLGFSQELFEEGSGRGPEPDALPPEEMAARFPHLTELATAVAHDRESVVGSGCDDQFEFEFALDLTLDGLDRLRAGG